A stretch of Rhinoderma darwinii isolate aRhiDar2 chromosome 4, aRhiDar2.hap1, whole genome shotgun sequence DNA encodes these proteins:
- the MTLN gene encoding mitoregulin produces the protein MAEVSGRSLYVAVLLSFAAGVLVGWQANRQRRKYLDWKKKRLHNKLIETQKRLDLS, from the coding sequence ATGGCGGAGGTGTCTGGACGCAGTCTGTACGTGGCAGTGTTGCTCAGCTTCGCTGCTGGGGTCCTTGTAGGTTGGCAGGCAAACCGGCAGCGCAGGAAATACCTGGACTGGAAGAAGAAGCGGCTGCACAACAAACTGATAGAGACCCAGAAGAGACTAGACCTGTCCTAA